One segment of Drosophila ananassae strain 14024-0371.13 chromosome 3R, ASM1763931v2, whole genome shotgun sequence DNA contains the following:
- the LOC6498514 gene encoding UHRF1-binding protein 1 isoform X3 — MVSLIKNQLLKHLSIYTKNLSSDKINLSTFRGEGELSNLELDERVLTELLELPSWLRLTSAWCNHVSFRISWTKLKSVPITLTLDEVRITIETCNPTARDAGGGGAGSPTAAAAALPQVPQGKYSFIHKVVDGITIVVNTVNVNFVSAAFTASVQMSRIRVESKTPKWANADLRLTRLKDAQKGIILIFKELSWQTVRIEASSTQDKSLTPLRLLTNHARCRITIRKRLSDCSLLASRLVLILDDLLWVLTDSQLKAALHFVDSLSGLIKAATHATQKSKAARKMQTLPEYKAQVEQQQNRLSESAHTTNAQRMFNAFDVRETSYHFFSQRIDLHLCDDEGDGRSSYPELDKGGALQVSVTAFQVDYYPYHLAKSDRSHWAKYKEASVAPALWLKESLNAFREAVLSLSQPNRPATHAPLERSAPASPIMLNASMLGSQHGAGNYSNGSSTPTAVGGAGGSGGGSFGSGTASANSQLSQAAQQRSTLENLAKLMSSCVILRIEDFTLYRVTTSGKKAMPKEFVSGDKDRYSFPAEMPIIHAEYTYFYYPGDFVFPLPPSKIFVHVNPIQVHFDLSSILWLNSFGLNLHESLLRTSVGSGSQQPQMQHPLQQSARGSIASNGSNGTQMAGVNVDQEPNLMYMDVKVEAIMPRVVMEAAVDAPSQKDRPKTMQIQVSRFALTNIREMGSSRADLAQALHSLQEGSLVFGSGFPSVEGDMCIVTDRILSHVAASDVSMMSPGSPSGGQQLPRSASTQYLSRYVMWLEPRDVWCIKLDPVWVDFLGARSLGPNKSIPFVDAVPITLWLHSGSAQAQLDVGKNGAAASMESVGLPPLPTLPPLQPCNPFLSDEDVRLAGDLGASPPAPAPDRTADVHAIAHISNLVSLQIDHYQLLFLLRLAEELNEMTTFLNLDAERILQKQNEQKSIIFGCVVPQIEVTLVMPSPTPGKESSGGDAESVVPDSASLGDDLHMNSGNITWPTPPPLDQLKSNTFGSVETPSPVTNEPPFDSGIHISNPNTHGYNVQIQSTPTLASSTPSQGSRPDTGISSQSQSQTQSQRSGKSGGSRSGGAGGDTVPSLTKEINSGLLSMKKGFSSFMTSIDSAIKSGTPNDDASDTFSIQSDISSDSENYAIVMGDDKTMDCMDVMFRLNPFTNDNNMKASPVEVASEVYEEQPSSYKTNASSPSEPSEGSTWRRRDLVSMATFRLTTVELIRQQEGPKSSVRLQVAAVSCDECGAIPWDELQIAHQAKKTKFGARCKAWNLAPYNPEAPPCIRLRLEETLNMPKDIEGIIDRKRIQSWITHHAEIRVKDINMDLSMSTVIGLGDLAEDEVISPPMPVTVNLENVRINLLEDRPPVNITSPGPVPINLCIGRMRLERDKNGVLNIQPIDTNMSAAQHQALGSALFGAPRERDRELLSMQLVMQQMKLDNDQLRRQLVDSKVNTDNYRQKTKQETDVLRSYLKAAQDDISILLEEKKALLDTIRSLQVQLTSSNMNRKSDGNR, encoded by the exons ATGGTCTCGCTGATAAAAAATCAACTTCTCAAGCATTTGTCAAT CTACACGAAGAACCTCTCCTCGGACAAAATAAACCTAAGCACGTTCCGGGGCGAGGGTGAGCTATCTAACCTGGAGCTGGATGAGCGAGTGCTCACCGAGCTGCTGGAGCTGCCCAGCTGGCTGCGGCTTACCTCCGCCTGGTGCAACCATGTCTCCTTTAGAATTAGCTGGACTAAGCTCAAGAGCGTGCCCATCACCTTG ACCCTCGACGAAGTGCGCATCACAATCGAGACCTGCAATCCCACGGCTAGGGATGCgggtggaggaggagctggatCTCCAACAGCCGCCGCAGCTGCTCTGCCACAAGTGCCTCAGGGTAAATACAGCTTCATCCACAAGGTGGTCGACGGCATCACCATTGTGGTCAACACCGTCAACGTGAACTTCGTCAGCGCCGCCTTCACGGCCTCGGTGCAGATGTCCCGTATCCGCGTGGAATCCAAAACGCCGAAATGGGCCAACGCTGATCTCCGCCTGACACGGCTCAAGGACGCCCAGAAGGGAATTATTTTGATATTCAAGGAGCTCTCTTGGCAGACGGTGCGCATCGAGGCCAGTTCCACTCAGGACAAGTCGCTGACTCCGCTGCGACTCCTCACCAATCATGCCCGATGCCGGATCACGATTCGCAAACGGCTCTCGGACTGTTCTCTGCTCGCTTCCCGCTTGGTCCTCATCCTGGACGATCTGCTGTGGGTGCTCACAGACTCGCAGCTCAAGGCAGCTCTGCATTTTGTGGACTCTCTATCCGGCTTGATTAAGGCTGCCACACATGCCACACAGAAGTCGAAGGCTGCTCGCAAAATGCAG ACTTTGCCGGAGTACAAGGCCCAAgtggagcagcagcagaaccGTCTCTCCGAATCGGCACACACCACGAACGCTCAGCGCATGTTCAATGCCTTCGATGTACGGGAGACGTCGTATCACTTCTTCAGCCAGCGCATCGACCTCCATCTGTGCGACGACGAGGGCGATGGTCGCTCCAGTTACCCCGAGCTGGACAAGGGCGGTGCCCTGCAGGTGTCGGTGACTGCCTTCCAGGTGGACTACTATCCCTACCACCTGGCCAAGTCCGATCGCTCGCACTGGGCCAAGTACAAGGAGGCATCGGTGGCGCCGGCTCTGTGGCTGAAGGAATCGCTCAATGCTTTCCGCGAAGCAGTGCTCAGCCTGAGCCAGCCGAATCGGCCAGCCACGCATGCGCCCCTGGAGAGGAGTGCTCCAGCCTCACCCATAATGCTGAATGCCAGCATGCTGGGCTCCCAACATGGAGCGGGAAATTACTCAAATGGCAGCAGCACTCCCACAGCAGTCGGTGGAGCAGGAGGCTCGGGTGGGGGTTCTTTTGGGTCTGGAACGGCCTCAGCGAACAGTCAGCTCTCCCAGGCGGCACAGCAGCGGAGCACGCTAGAGAACCTGGCCAAGCTAATGAGTTCTTGTGTGATTCTGCGGATCGAGGACTTCACCCTGTACAGAGTAACAACATCCGGGAAGAAAGCCATGCCCAAGGAATTCGTTTCGG GCGACAAGGACCGATATTCGTTTCCAGCCGAGATGCCCATCATACACGCAGAGTATACCTATTTCTACTACCCAGGAGACTTTGTCTTTCCAC TGCCGCCATCAAAGATCTTCGTGCATGTCAACCCCATTCAGGTGCACTTCGATCTCAGCTCAATTCTTTGGCTCAACTCCTTCGGCCTCAATCTTCACGAGAGCTTGCTTCGAACGAGCGTTGGATCTGGCTCCCAGCAGCCACAGATGCAGCATCCTTTGCAACAGAGCGCGCGCGGCTCGATTGCCTCCAATGGCTCCAATGGCACACAGATGGCTGGCGTGAATGTCGATCAGGAGCCCAATCTGATGTACATGGATGTCAAGGTGGAGGCGATTATGCCGCGCGTCGTCATGGAGGCAGCGGTGGATGCCCCCAGCCAGAAGGACAGGCCCAAGACGATGCAGATCCAGGTGTCTAGGTTTGCACTGACCAACATCCGGGAAATGGGCAGTTCCCGAGCGGATCTGGCTCAAGCACTGCACTCCCTGCAGGAGGGATCGCTGGTATTCGGTTCTGGTTTTCCGTCCGTGGAGGGCGATATGTGCATCGTTACGGATCGAATTCTGTCGCATGTGGCAGCTTCAGATGTCAGCATGATGTCTCCAGGGTCCCCTTCGGGGGGACAGCAACTGCCGCGCTCCGCATCCACGCAGTACCTGTCCCGCTATGTCATGTGGCTGGAGCCGCGCGATGTGTGGTGCATCAAGCTGGACCCAGTGTGGGTGGATTTTCTGGGCGCCCGATCCCTGGGCCCCAACAAATCCATTCCGTTCGTGGACGCGGTGCCCATTACATTGTGGCTACACTCCGGCTCCGCCCAGGCACAACTGGATGTGGGAAAGAACGGCGCTGCGGCCAGCATGGAGAGCGTGGGCTTACCTCCGCTACCTACCTTGCCACCGCTCCAGCCGTGCAATCCATTCCTAAGCGACGAGGATGTACGACTAGCAGGGGATTTGGGTGCATCTCCACCGGCTCCTGCTCCCGACCGGACAGCAGATGTCCACGCCATCGCCCACATTTCCAACTTAGTCAGCCTGCAAATCGATCACTACCAGCTGCTCTTCCTGCTGCGCCTGGCCGAGGAGCTAAACGAAATGACCACGTTTCTGAACCTGGATGCCGAGCGCATCTTGCAAAAG CAAAACGAACAAAAGTCTATTATTTTTGGGTGCGTTGTGCCGCAGATCGAGGTGACGCTCGTGATGCCATCGCCAACACCTGGTAAGGAATCAAGTGGTGGTGATGCTGAAAGCGTCGTACCCGATTCAGCTAGTTTGGGTGATGATTTACACATGAATA GCGGCAACATAACCTGGCCCACACCACCGCCACTGGATCAGTTGAAGAGCAATACGTTTGGCAGCGTGGAGACTCCGTCTCCAGTGACCAATGAGCCACCTTTCGACAGTGGCATACACATATCCAATCCCAATACGCATGG CTACAATGTTCAGATACAGAGCACTCCAACACTGGCTTCCTCGACACCCAGCCAGGGATCTCGACCCGACACGGGCATCTCCTCACAATCGCAGTCCCAGACCCAGTCCCAGAGAAGCGGCAAGAGCGGAGGCAGTCGCTCAGGCGGTGCTGGTGGAGACACTGTTCCCAGTCTCACCAAGGAAATCAACTCGGGCCTGCTGTCCATGAAGAAGGGCTTCTCCAGCTTCATGACTTCCATCGACTCGGCCATTAAGTCGGGCACTCCCAACGACGACGCCAGTGATACGTTCTCCATTCAGAGCGACATTAGCTCCGATTCGGAGAACTATGCCATTGTGATGGGTGATGACAAGACGATGGACTGCATGGATGTGATGTTCCGCTTGAATCCCTTCACCAATGACAACAATATGAAGGCCTCGCCGGTGGAGGTGGCCAGCGAGGTGTACGAAGAGCAGCCCAGCAGCTATAAGACGAATGCATCCTCGCCATCGGAGCCCTCGGAAGGAAGTACTTGGCGGCGACGGGATCTGGTGTCCATGGCTACCTTTAG GTTGACCACCGTGGAACTGATCCGTCAGCAGGAGGGTCCCAAGTCCTCGGTGCGCCTTCAGGTGGCCGCCGTGTCTTGTGACGAGTGTGGCGCCATTCCCTGGGATGAGTTGCAG atCGCGCATCAAGCCAAAaag ACAAAGTTCGGGGCTCGTTGTAAAGCCTGGAACCTGGCGCCCTACAATCCAGAGGCTCCACCCTGCATCCGGTTGCGGTTGGAGGAGACCCTCAACATGCCCAAGGATATTGAAGGAATTATTGATAGGAAACGTATTCAGAG TTGGATCACTCACCATGCCGAAATTCGAGTTAAAGACATCAATATGGATCTCTCAATGAGCACCGTGATTGGTTTAGGTGACTTGGCCGAGGATGAGGTCATCTCCCCGCCCATGCCAGTGACT GTAAACTTGGAAAATGTTCGCATTAATTTGCTGGAAGACCGTCCGCCAGTTAATATTACCTCACCAGGACCTGTGCCCATTAATTTGTGCATCGGTCGCATGCGATTGGAGCGTGACAAGAACGGAGTGCTTAACATTCAACCCATAG ACACAAACATGAGTGCCGCGCAACACCAAGCCTTGGGCAGTGCCTTGTTCGGAGCTCCACGGGAGCGCGATCGAGAGCTACTCTCCATGCAGCTGGTGATGCAGCAGATGAAGTTGGATAATGATCAACTGCGCCGGCAACTTGTCGACTCCAAAGTAAATACAGACAACTACAG ACAAAAAACCAAACAGGAAACAGATGTACTGCGCTCCTATTTGAAGGCCGCCCAGGATGACATCAGTATTTTGCTGGAGGAGAAGAAAGCTTTATTGGACACCATACGATCGTTGCAG GTACAACTGACCTCATCGAATATGAACAGAAAAAGTGATGGCAACAGGTAG
- the LOC6498514 gene encoding UHRF1-binding protein 1-like isoform X5 → MVSLIKNQLLKHLSIYTKNLSSDKINLSTFRGEGELSNLELDERVLTELLELPSWLRLTSAWCNHVSFRISWTKLKSVPITLTLDEVRITIETCNPTARDAGGGGAGSPTAAAAALPQVPQGKYSFIHKVVDGITIVVNTVNVNFVSAAFTASVQMSRIRVESKTPKWANADLRLTRLKDAQKGIILIFKELSWQTVRIEASSTQDKSLTPLRLLTNHARCRITIRKRLSDCSLLASRLVLILDDLLWVLTDSQLKAALHFVDSLSGLIKAATHATQKSKAARKMQTLPEYKAQVEQQQNRLSESAHTTNAQRMFNAFDVRETSYHFFSQRIDLHLCDDEGDGRSSYPELDKGGALQVSVTAFQVDYYPYHLAKSDRSHWAKYKEASVAPALWLKESLNAFREAVLSLSQPNRPATHAPLERSAPASPIMLNASMLGSQHGAGNYSNGSSTPTAVGGAGGSGGGSFGSGTASANSQLSQAAQQRSTLENLAKLMSSCVILRIEDFTLYRVTTSGKKAMPKEFVSGDKDRYSFPAEMPIIHAEYTYFYYPGDFVFPLPPSKIFVHVNPIQVHFDLSSILWLNSFGLNLHESLLRTSVGSGSQQPQMQHPLQQSARGSIASNGSNGTQMAGVNVDQEPNLMYMDVKVEAIMPRVVMEAAVDAPSQKDRPKTMQIQVSRFALTNIREMGSSRADLAQALHSLQEGSLVFGSGFPSVEGDMCIVTDRILSHVAASDVSMMSPGSPSGGQQLPRSASTQYLSRYVMWLEPRDVWCIKLDPVWVDFLGARSLGPNKSIPFVDAVPITLWLHSGSAQAQLDVGKNGAAASMESVGLPPLPTLPPLQPCNPFLSDEDVRLAGDLGASPPAPAPDRTADVHAIAHISNLVSLQIDHYQLLFLLRLAEELNEMTTFLNLDAERILQKQNEQKSIIFGCVVPQIEVTLVMPSPTPGGNITWPTPPPLDQLKSNTFGSVETPSPVTNEPPFDSGIHISNPNTHGYNVQIQSTPTLASSTPSQGSRPDTGISSQSQSQTQSQRSGKSGGSRSGGAGGDTVPSLTKEINSGLLSMKKGFSSFMTSIDSAIKSGTPNDDASDTFSIQSDISSDSENYAIVMGDDKTMDCMDVMFRLNPFTNDNNMKASPVEVASEVYEEQPSSYKTNASSPSEPSEGSTWRRRDLVSMATFRLTTVELIRQQEGPKSSVRLQVAAVSCDECGAIPWDELQIAHQAKKTKFGARCKAWNLAPYNPEAPPCIRLRLEETLNMPKDIEGIIDRKRIQSWITHHAEIRVKDINMDLSMSTVIGLGDLAEDEVISPPMPVTVNLENVRINLLEDRPPVNITSPGPVPINLCIGRMRLERDKNGVLNIQPIDTNMSAAQHQALGSALFGAPRERDRELLSMQLVMQQMKLDNDQLRRQLVDSKVNTDNYRQKTKQETDVLRSYLKAAQDDISILLEEKKALLDTIRSLQVQLTSSNMNRKSDGNR, encoded by the exons ATGGTCTCGCTGATAAAAAATCAACTTCTCAAGCATTTGTCAAT CTACACGAAGAACCTCTCCTCGGACAAAATAAACCTAAGCACGTTCCGGGGCGAGGGTGAGCTATCTAACCTGGAGCTGGATGAGCGAGTGCTCACCGAGCTGCTGGAGCTGCCCAGCTGGCTGCGGCTTACCTCCGCCTGGTGCAACCATGTCTCCTTTAGAATTAGCTGGACTAAGCTCAAGAGCGTGCCCATCACCTTG ACCCTCGACGAAGTGCGCATCACAATCGAGACCTGCAATCCCACGGCTAGGGATGCgggtggaggaggagctggatCTCCAACAGCCGCCGCAGCTGCTCTGCCACAAGTGCCTCAGGGTAAATACAGCTTCATCCACAAGGTGGTCGACGGCATCACCATTGTGGTCAACACCGTCAACGTGAACTTCGTCAGCGCCGCCTTCACGGCCTCGGTGCAGATGTCCCGTATCCGCGTGGAATCCAAAACGCCGAAATGGGCCAACGCTGATCTCCGCCTGACACGGCTCAAGGACGCCCAGAAGGGAATTATTTTGATATTCAAGGAGCTCTCTTGGCAGACGGTGCGCATCGAGGCCAGTTCCACTCAGGACAAGTCGCTGACTCCGCTGCGACTCCTCACCAATCATGCCCGATGCCGGATCACGATTCGCAAACGGCTCTCGGACTGTTCTCTGCTCGCTTCCCGCTTGGTCCTCATCCTGGACGATCTGCTGTGGGTGCTCACAGACTCGCAGCTCAAGGCAGCTCTGCATTTTGTGGACTCTCTATCCGGCTTGATTAAGGCTGCCACACATGCCACACAGAAGTCGAAGGCTGCTCGCAAAATGCAG ACTTTGCCGGAGTACAAGGCCCAAgtggagcagcagcagaaccGTCTCTCCGAATCGGCACACACCACGAACGCTCAGCGCATGTTCAATGCCTTCGATGTACGGGAGACGTCGTATCACTTCTTCAGCCAGCGCATCGACCTCCATCTGTGCGACGACGAGGGCGATGGTCGCTCCAGTTACCCCGAGCTGGACAAGGGCGGTGCCCTGCAGGTGTCGGTGACTGCCTTCCAGGTGGACTACTATCCCTACCACCTGGCCAAGTCCGATCGCTCGCACTGGGCCAAGTACAAGGAGGCATCGGTGGCGCCGGCTCTGTGGCTGAAGGAATCGCTCAATGCTTTCCGCGAAGCAGTGCTCAGCCTGAGCCAGCCGAATCGGCCAGCCACGCATGCGCCCCTGGAGAGGAGTGCTCCAGCCTCACCCATAATGCTGAATGCCAGCATGCTGGGCTCCCAACATGGAGCGGGAAATTACTCAAATGGCAGCAGCACTCCCACAGCAGTCGGTGGAGCAGGAGGCTCGGGTGGGGGTTCTTTTGGGTCTGGAACGGCCTCAGCGAACAGTCAGCTCTCCCAGGCGGCACAGCAGCGGAGCACGCTAGAGAACCTGGCCAAGCTAATGAGTTCTTGTGTGATTCTGCGGATCGAGGACTTCACCCTGTACAGAGTAACAACATCCGGGAAGAAAGCCATGCCCAAGGAATTCGTTTCGG GCGACAAGGACCGATATTCGTTTCCAGCCGAGATGCCCATCATACACGCAGAGTATACCTATTTCTACTACCCAGGAGACTTTGTCTTTCCAC TGCCGCCATCAAAGATCTTCGTGCATGTCAACCCCATTCAGGTGCACTTCGATCTCAGCTCAATTCTTTGGCTCAACTCCTTCGGCCTCAATCTTCACGAGAGCTTGCTTCGAACGAGCGTTGGATCTGGCTCCCAGCAGCCACAGATGCAGCATCCTTTGCAACAGAGCGCGCGCGGCTCGATTGCCTCCAATGGCTCCAATGGCACACAGATGGCTGGCGTGAATGTCGATCAGGAGCCCAATCTGATGTACATGGATGTCAAGGTGGAGGCGATTATGCCGCGCGTCGTCATGGAGGCAGCGGTGGATGCCCCCAGCCAGAAGGACAGGCCCAAGACGATGCAGATCCAGGTGTCTAGGTTTGCACTGACCAACATCCGGGAAATGGGCAGTTCCCGAGCGGATCTGGCTCAAGCACTGCACTCCCTGCAGGAGGGATCGCTGGTATTCGGTTCTGGTTTTCCGTCCGTGGAGGGCGATATGTGCATCGTTACGGATCGAATTCTGTCGCATGTGGCAGCTTCAGATGTCAGCATGATGTCTCCAGGGTCCCCTTCGGGGGGACAGCAACTGCCGCGCTCCGCATCCACGCAGTACCTGTCCCGCTATGTCATGTGGCTGGAGCCGCGCGATGTGTGGTGCATCAAGCTGGACCCAGTGTGGGTGGATTTTCTGGGCGCCCGATCCCTGGGCCCCAACAAATCCATTCCGTTCGTGGACGCGGTGCCCATTACATTGTGGCTACACTCCGGCTCCGCCCAGGCACAACTGGATGTGGGAAAGAACGGCGCTGCGGCCAGCATGGAGAGCGTGGGCTTACCTCCGCTACCTACCTTGCCACCGCTCCAGCCGTGCAATCCATTCCTAAGCGACGAGGATGTACGACTAGCAGGGGATTTGGGTGCATCTCCACCGGCTCCTGCTCCCGACCGGACAGCAGATGTCCACGCCATCGCCCACATTTCCAACTTAGTCAGCCTGCAAATCGATCACTACCAGCTGCTCTTCCTGCTGCGCCTGGCCGAGGAGCTAAACGAAATGACCACGTTTCTGAACCTGGATGCCGAGCGCATCTTGCAAAAG CAAAACGAACAAAAGTCTATTATTTTTGGGTGCGTTGTGCCGCAGATCGAGGTGACGCTCGTGATGCCATCGCCAACACCTG GCGGCAACATAACCTGGCCCACACCACCGCCACTGGATCAGTTGAAGAGCAATACGTTTGGCAGCGTGGAGACTCCGTCTCCAGTGACCAATGAGCCACCTTTCGACAGTGGCATACACATATCCAATCCCAATACGCATGG CTACAATGTTCAGATACAGAGCACTCCAACACTGGCTTCCTCGACACCCAGCCAGGGATCTCGACCCGACACGGGCATCTCCTCACAATCGCAGTCCCAGACCCAGTCCCAGAGAAGCGGCAAGAGCGGAGGCAGTCGCTCAGGCGGTGCTGGTGGAGACACTGTTCCCAGTCTCACCAAGGAAATCAACTCGGGCCTGCTGTCCATGAAGAAGGGCTTCTCCAGCTTCATGACTTCCATCGACTCGGCCATTAAGTCGGGCACTCCCAACGACGACGCCAGTGATACGTTCTCCATTCAGAGCGACATTAGCTCCGATTCGGAGAACTATGCCATTGTGATGGGTGATGACAAGACGATGGACTGCATGGATGTGATGTTCCGCTTGAATCCCTTCACCAATGACAACAATATGAAGGCCTCGCCGGTGGAGGTGGCCAGCGAGGTGTACGAAGAGCAGCCCAGCAGCTATAAGACGAATGCATCCTCGCCATCGGAGCCCTCGGAAGGAAGTACTTGGCGGCGACGGGATCTGGTGTCCATGGCTACCTTTAG GTTGACCACCGTGGAACTGATCCGTCAGCAGGAGGGTCCCAAGTCCTCGGTGCGCCTTCAGGTGGCCGCCGTGTCTTGTGACGAGTGTGGCGCCATTCCCTGGGATGAGTTGCAG atCGCGCATCAAGCCAAAaag ACAAAGTTCGGGGCTCGTTGTAAAGCCTGGAACCTGGCGCCCTACAATCCAGAGGCTCCACCCTGCATCCGGTTGCGGTTGGAGGAGACCCTCAACATGCCCAAGGATATTGAAGGAATTATTGATAGGAAACGTATTCAGAG TTGGATCACTCACCATGCCGAAATTCGAGTTAAAGACATCAATATGGATCTCTCAATGAGCACCGTGATTGGTTTAGGTGACTTGGCCGAGGATGAGGTCATCTCCCCGCCCATGCCAGTGACT GTAAACTTGGAAAATGTTCGCATTAATTTGCTGGAAGACCGTCCGCCAGTTAATATTACCTCACCAGGACCTGTGCCCATTAATTTGTGCATCGGTCGCATGCGATTGGAGCGTGACAAGAACGGAGTGCTTAACATTCAACCCATAG ACACAAACATGAGTGCCGCGCAACACCAAGCCTTGGGCAGTGCCTTGTTCGGAGCTCCACGGGAGCGCGATCGAGAGCTACTCTCCATGCAGCTGGTGATGCAGCAGATGAAGTTGGATAATGATCAACTGCGCCGGCAACTTGTCGACTCCAAAGTAAATACAGACAACTACAG ACAAAAAACCAAACAGGAAACAGATGTACTGCGCTCCTATTTGAAGGCCGCCCAGGATGACATCAGTATTTTGCTGGAGGAGAAGAAAGCTTTATTGGACACCATACGATCGTTGCAG GTACAACTGACCTCATCGAATATGAACAGAAAAAGTGATGGCAACAGGTAG